The genome window CAACTAATAAAACCAATTTACAAAAAGATTGAAAATAATATTTATCAAATTCAAACTCTAACTAAAACCCGTGATGCCTTATTACCTAAACTAATGAGTGGTCAACTCCGCGTCAAGGAATAACCTATGAAATCTCTCACCGAAGACACCATACAAAAATGAAATTATAATTAATTAACTCATTTACCAAATTGCTATGTCTAATATCACCATTCACCAGCTAAAACCAGATATAACTAAACTTTTAGAACAACGCGCCGCCCAACACGGACACACCATCGAAGCCGAAATCAAAGCCATACTTCAAAGTGTATTAGCCCCAGAACTATCACCTAAAATTAACCTGGCCGCAGCCATAGAAAAACGCTTTGCAAACCTCGGTGATTTTGAACTACCCGAAATCACCAGAGAATAATGGCACATTATAAAATTTAAACTTTTGGTCTACCGTAATTATTGTTAACTCTTCTACCAAAGCTTGAGAAATTAACATCCTATCGAATGGGTCTTTATGATGCCAAGGCAAACTACCCACATTTAAACAATGCTCCGCCGAGATATCCAAAACTTGAAACCGATTATCCCGAAGCACCGCCAACAAATCATCGGGTTGCTTCAACTTTCCTAATGAAGTTTTAATCGCTATTTCCCATATTGTTGCTGCGCTAACAAAACTATCATTTACTGGATT of Nostoc sp. UHCC 0870 contains these proteins:
- a CDS encoding type II toxin-antitoxin system VapC family toxin translates to MGFLLDTHVLLWWLANDPKLSADVREIIRNPVNDSFVSAATIWEIAIKTSLGKLKQPDDLLAVLRDNRFQVLDISAEHCLNVGSLPWHHKDPFDRMLISQALVEELTIITVDQKFKFYNVPLFSGDFG
- a CDS encoding FitA-like ribbon-helix-helix domain-containing protein; amino-acid sequence: MSNITIHQLKPDITKLLEQRAAQHGHTIEAEIKAILQSVLAPELSPKINLAAAIEKRFANLGDFELPEITRE